A portion of the Enterobacter sp. SA187 genome contains these proteins:
- a CDS encoding response regulator transcription factor, whose translation MKLSKCIVVVDDERSVRTGLSNLLESDGYSTQVFESAEALLNDDAAIRDAALFIIDVELKGMSGFELFKALGERLEKPPGIIISGNGDDNMMWCAMTLGAIAFLPKPINIDTLFEHIHQTFSHHEEGE comes from the coding sequence ATGAAGCTGTCGAAGTGCATTGTAGTCGTTGATGATGAACGTTCCGTTCGCACGGGGCTGAGTAATTTACTTGAGTCTGATGGCTACAGTACGCAGGTATTTGAGTCGGCAGAAGCGCTGTTAAATGATGACGCCGCCATCCGGGATGCGGCGTTGTTTATTATTGATGTTGAACTGAAAGGCATGTCCGGCTTTGAACTCTTCAAAGCGCTGGGCGAACGGCTGGAAAAACCGCCGGGCATTATTATCTCCGGTAACGGCGATGACAATATGATGTGGTGCGCGATGACCCTCGGGGCGATTGCGTTTTTACCCAAGCCGATCAACATTGATACACTTTTTGAACATATTCATCAGACGTTTTCTCACCATGAGGAGGGCGAATGA
- a CDS encoding mechanosensitive ion channel family protein, with translation MEYLSRLNIVNILLSTTFWINVAIVVVVTLITYYLIRRLISFAYKTIENWNNKHTDGGNLRYILFDMLRKTNRLLILFASFLFSLRFTALPDRLFSTISHAWFLVLALQVAIWLDQGVQSWMHRLLHAPGSNRNPVTMVILGMILRVLVWSMMLLSILANAGVDITALVASLGVGGIAIALAVQTVLSDVFASLSIGFDKPFEIGDFIVFNDVAGTIEHIGLKTTRIRSLSGEQIVCANAILLQQTIHNYKRMQTRRIVFNFGVASSTPPEKLRIIGKMVQDIIEDVGETKFDRAHFLAFTQDRLNFEVVHIVNTADYNKYMDIQQEINIRILEGLIANDIELALPNMVVRTPDNGAQSTVNMPVTVPQQSN, from the coding sequence ATGGAATATCTGTCCCGATTAAATATTGTCAATATACTGTTATCGACCACCTTCTGGATCAATGTGGCGATTGTCGTTGTCGTTACCCTGATCACTTATTACTTAATCAGGCGATTAATTTCATTTGCTTATAAGACAATCGAGAACTGGAATAACAAACATACTGATGGCGGTAATCTGCGGTATATCCTTTTTGATATGCTGAGAAAGACCAACCGGTTATTAATCCTGTTCGCGTCGTTCCTGTTCAGCCTGCGTTTTACCGCGCTGCCGGATCGCTTATTTTCCACCATTTCCCACGCCTGGTTTCTGGTTCTTGCCTTGCAGGTAGCGATCTGGCTCGATCAGGGCGTGCAGTCCTGGATGCATCGTTTACTCCATGCGCCGGGATCAAACCGTAACCCGGTCACCATGGTTATTCTGGGCATGATATTACGGGTGCTGGTCTGGTCGATGATGTTGCTGTCGATCCTCGCCAATGCGGGCGTCGATATCACCGCGCTGGTGGCCAGTCTTGGGGTGGGCGGTATTGCCATTGCGCTGGCGGTACAGACGGTGCTCAGCGATGTTTTTGCGTCACTGTCCATCGGCTTCGACAAGCCCTTTGAAATCGGCGATTTCATTGTTTTCAACGACGTTGCCGGTACCATTGAGCATATTGGCTTAAAAACCACCCGTATTCGTAGCCTCAGCGGCGAGCAGATCGTCTGCGCCAACGCCATCCTGTTGCAGCAGACCATCCACAACTACAAGCGAATGCAGACCCGCCGCATTGTGTTCAACTTTGGGGTGGCCAGTTCAACGCCGCCCGAAAAGCTGCGTATCATCGGCAAAATGGTCCAGGACATTATTGAGGATGTGGGCGAAACCAAGTTTGACCGTGCGCATTTTCTGGCATTTACCCAGGATCGCCTGAATTTTGAAGTGGTGCATATTGTTAATACCGCCGACTACAATAAGTATATGGATATTCAGCAGGAGATTAATATCCGTATTCTGGAAGGCTTAATCGCAAATGATATTGAACTGGCGCTGCCGAACATGGTGGTCAGGACGCCGGATAATGGCGCGCAATCGACCGTTAATATGCCAGTGACGGTACCGCAGCAAAGTAATTAA
- a CDS encoding XapX domain-containing protein, which produces MLKTYIVSLLMGILAGVIYTLIEVNSPAPPVIALLGLFGMLVGEQVIPLCKRLISRQPVTLAWFRHECVPKISGTPPPSGEKRP; this is translated from the coding sequence ATGCTGAAAACCTATATTGTTTCTCTGTTAATGGGTATTCTCGCCGGGGTGATTTATACCCTGATCGAAGTGAATTCGCCCGCCCCGCCAGTGATCGCACTGCTTGGGCTGTTTGGCATGCTGGTTGGCGAGCAGGTCATTCCGTTATGCAAAAGATTAATCAGCCGCCAGCCGGTGACTCTGGCCTGGTTCCGTCATGAGTGCGTCCCTAAAATAAGTGGTACGCCACCGCCTTCGGGTGAGAAACGCCCTTAG
- a CDS encoding response regulator transcription factor: protein MERTVYVVDDEQAVISSLSNLLSAEGYTVSAFTSPQAFLSHSHYPAPCCLIVDLNMPDMNGLEVTRNLRELGYAIPAIFLTGYGTIPVTVQAMKAGAYEFLTKPVLPDPLLLAVADALAFSEAEMAVAEERRELMARARTLTQRENEVMQLVVTGLLNKQIAAQMGISEITAKVHKRRVMEKMKVRTLSDLVKATEKLNLDNKHS, encoded by the coding sequence CTGGAACGCACCGTTTATGTGGTTGATGATGAACAAGCGGTCATCTCATCGTTAAGCAATCTTCTCAGCGCGGAAGGTTATACCGTTTCAGCCTTTACCTCACCGCAGGCGTTTTTGTCCCATTCGCACTACCCTGCCCCCTGCTGCCTGATTGTCGATTTGAATATGCCTGATATGAACGGGCTTGAGGTGACGCGCAATCTGCGCGAGCTGGGCTACGCCATTCCGGCTATTTTCCTGACCGGTTACGGCACCATTCCGGTTACCGTACAGGCCATGAAAGCAGGCGCTTACGAGTTTCTGACCAAGCCCGTGTTGCCCGATCCGCTGCTGCTGGCGGTGGCGGATGCGCTGGCCTTTTCTGAAGCGGAGATGGCCGTCGCAGAAGAACGACGTGAACTGATGGCGCGCGCCCGCACCCTGACGCAGCGCGAAAACGAAGTGATGCAGCTGGTGGTGACCGGATTACTCAACAAACAAATTGCGGCGCAGATGGGCATCAGCGAAATCACCGCCAAAGTCCATAAACGCCGCGTGATGGAAAAGATGAAGGTGCGCACCCTTTCCGATCTGGTCAAAGCCACCGAAAAACTTAACCTCGATAATAAACACAGCTGA
- a CDS encoding Slam-dependent surface lipoprotein produces the protein MTTLKPALLLSVCILTACGGGGGGGGGGGDKTPPTTTPPVQTDNGSGSNAGNNNTGTTPQPPASAPTSLATGGTLSGYTYTTPQGLSYTMRGTGIEPAYVFTQSLTSTDGTRHSATSWCCGRMSYTTFGTWTDFKTGKHDVFYTGEPTLAANVPTQGTATYVGNGMREDIRSDATFNVDFAAKTINGNIAAGDAFGSAVAMQGTIADGGFTGKAQSGGQDGTFTGHFNGPAAQELGGLASFADTSKNVAFGATRQ, from the coding sequence ATGACCACGTTAAAGCCTGCCTTATTACTTTCGGTGTGTATTTTAACCGCCTGTGGCGGCGGTGGTGGTGGCGGTGGTGGTGGTGGCGATAAAACGCCGCCGACCACGACGCCGCCGGTGCAGACAGACAATGGTTCTGGCAGTAACGCTGGCAATAACAATACCGGCACCACGCCGCAACCGCCTGCCAGCGCGCCGACAAGCCTGGCCACCGGGGGCACCCTGTCAGGCTATACCTACACCACGCCGCAGGGCCTTTCCTATACCATGCGCGGTACCGGTATCGAACCGGCCTATGTCTTTACCCAGTCGCTGACCAGTACGGACGGCACCCGTCATTCCGCCACCTCCTGGTGCTGCGGCCGTATGAGTTACACCACCTTTGGCACCTGGACCGACTTTAAAACGGGTAAGCATGACGTGTTCTACACGGGCGAGCCGACGCTGGCCGCCAACGTGCCCACGCAGGGTACAGCGACCTATGTCGGTAACGGCATGCGTGAAGACATTCGCAGCGATGCCACTTTTAACGTCGACTTTGCCGCGAAAACCATCAACGGCAACATTGCCGCAGGCGACGCCTTCGGCAGCGCTGTGGCGATGCAGGGCACCATTGCGGACGGCGGTTTCACCGGTAAGGCGCAGTCAGGCGGTCAGGACGGTACCTTCACCGGCCACTTCAACGGCCCTGCCGCGCAGGAGCTGGGCGGTCTTGCCAGCTTCGCCGACACCAGCAAAAACGTCGCTTTTGGCGCAACGCGTCAGTAA
- a CDS encoding porin family protein, translating to MNVLRTGAISLLFPLGAALAAPPDTDVIPAAPHFDRLTQQDKSTSAAGTFISVNNAQLAEQPELATALLDQAVREGKWPMVEAILPVYEASASADPTLIRFAKAGLARSKGDYDQAIAHYRAILSEHPELDAVRLDMARAMFENHQYDTAEYQFRRVLQSNPPENIQAIIGVYIERIQQGSDLTGRLSVSYLNDSNVNNASTSKTIRIGDRLFLRNKESFPQRGEGFWFNGALQKDVSLYNQHGLRFMGTVNGKSYWNNHDFDDITSRLYAGYQWRDYRQQFALLPFYEKRWYGTEAYSSGPGVRAEYSYLLSPAWQISQALEYQKLHYDADEYGFLRGYSRYSSTTLSHAFSNLVSAYAGVDIQDQQTAAKSETNQRTGVRGGVQVDLPWQISFSASTAFAKRHYQADSEIFSTRRKDNEQYYNLSLWHRDLYVFGVMPKLNFSYKRVDSNINFYDYHQRNITLSLDKNF from the coding sequence ATGAATGTCCTGCGTACAGGCGCAATAAGCCTGTTGTTTCCGCTCGGCGCCGCCTTAGCCGCGCCGCCGGATACTGACGTCATTCCCGCTGCACCCCATTTTGATCGTCTGACACAGCAGGATAAAAGCACCTCCGCCGCCGGAACCTTTATCTCTGTTAACAATGCGCAACTTGCTGAACAGCCTGAGCTGGCGACGGCGCTGCTCGATCAGGCCGTGCGCGAAGGCAAATGGCCGATGGTGGAAGCCATTCTGCCGGTGTATGAAGCGTCAGCCAGCGCCGATCCCACGCTGATCCGCTTCGCAAAGGCGGGGCTGGCCCGCAGCAAGGGCGATTACGATCAGGCTATCGCGCACTACCGCGCCATTCTGAGTGAACATCCTGAACTTGATGCGGTGCGGCTCGACATGGCCCGCGCCATGTTTGAAAACCACCAGTACGATACGGCGGAATACCAGTTTCGCCGCGTGCTGCAAAGCAATCCGCCGGAAAATATCCAGGCGATCATTGGCGTTTATATTGAACGTATTCAACAGGGCAGCGATCTGACCGGCAGACTCAGCGTCAGCTATCTTAACGACAGCAATGTGAATAACGCCTCGACAAGTAAAACCATTCGCATCGGCGATCGGCTCTTTTTACGCAATAAAGAAAGTTTCCCGCAGCGGGGAGAGGGCTTCTGGTTTAACGGCGCACTACAAAAGGATGTCTCTTTGTATAACCAGCATGGCCTGCGCTTTATGGGCACAGTGAACGGCAAAAGCTACTGGAATAATCATGATTTCGATGATATTACCAGCCGCCTTTATGCTGGTTATCAGTGGCGGGATTACCGCCAGCAGTTCGCCCTGCTGCCTTTTTATGAAAAAAGATGGTACGGCACGGAAGCCTATTCTTCCGGCCCCGGCGTGCGGGCGGAATACAGCTACCTGCTTTCTCCCGCATGGCAGATAAGTCAGGCGCTGGAATATCAAAAACTCCATTACGATGCCGACGAATACGGCTTTTTGCGCGGCTATAGCCGTTATTCTTCAACCACGCTGTCTCATGCTTTCAGTAATCTGGTGTCAGCCTATGCGGGCGTCGATATTCAGGATCAGCAAACCGCGGCAAAAAGTGAAACTAATCAGCGGACAGGCGTGCGCGGCGGGGTACAGGTGGACTTACCCTGGCAGATTTCGTTTTCGGCCTCCACGGCCTTCGCAAAACGTCATTACCAGGCCGACAGTGAAATATTCTCCACCCGCCGCAAAGACAATGAGCAGTATTATAATTTGTCGCTCTGGCACCGGGATCTCTATGTATTTGGCGTGATGCCGAAGCTGAATTTCAGCTATAAACGCGTCGACAGTAATATCAATTTTTACGATTACCATCAGCGCAATATCACATTGTCGCTGGATAAAAACTTTTAG
- a CDS encoding amidohydrolase has translation MVTLGKADIILTNGKFHTVDRENPLAEAVAIRDGKFIEAGTLNEVMQYHCEATKVIDLKGHTAIPGLNDSHLHLIRGGLNYNLELRWEGVPSVADALRMLKEQALRTPNPQWVRVVGGWSEFQFAERRMPTLDEINEAAPDTPVFVLHLYDRALLNRAALKVVGYTKDTPNPPGGEIQRDSNGNPTGMLIARPNAMMLYATLAKGPKLPLEQQVNSTRQFMRELNRLGLTSAIDAGGGFQNYPEDYEVIAELHEKKQMTIRIAYNLFTQRPGHELEDFEKWTDMLTPGQGSDYFRHNGAGEMLVFSAADFEDFLEPRPDLAPGMEDELERVVRHLVEHRWPFRLHATYDESISRMLDVFEKVNRDIPFNGLHWFFDHAETVTQRNIDRIKELGGGIAVQHRMAFQGEYFAERYGIEATRHTPPVARMLETGVPVGLGTDATRVASYNPWTALYWLVSGRTVGGMQMYDVNARLDRETALMLWTQGSAWFSSEQGKKGQIKVGQLADMVVLSKDYFAVPEEEIKGIESVLTIVDGNIVYAAGSFSAEAPPSIPVLPEWSPVVNVPGHYRSAPPNAQTRVGMQQMPHQCSGPCGVHSHSHDIARGSNVPVAENNAFWGALGCSCFAF, from the coding sequence ATGGTTACCCTCGGTAAAGCCGACATCATTCTGACGAATGGTAAGTTTCATACTGTCGATCGCGAGAATCCGCTGGCGGAAGCGGTCGCCATTCGCGATGGCAAGTTTATTGAAGCCGGTACGCTTAATGAGGTGATGCAGTATCACTGCGAGGCCACCAAAGTGATCGACCTGAAAGGTCACACCGCCATTCCGGGCCTTAACGATTCGCACCTGCACCTGATCCGCGGCGGCCTGAACTACAACCTCGAACTGCGCTGGGAAGGCGTGCCGTCGGTGGCAGACGCGCTGCGCATGCTGAAAGAGCAGGCGCTGCGCACGCCAAACCCGCAGTGGGTGCGCGTGGTGGGCGGCTGGAGCGAATTCCAGTTCGCCGAGCGCCGTATGCCGACGCTGGATGAAATCAACGAGGCCGCGCCGGACACACCGGTGTTTGTGCTGCACCTTTACGATCGCGCCCTGCTCAACCGCGCCGCGCTGAAAGTGGTGGGTTACACCAAAGATACCCCGAACCCGCCGGGCGGCGAGATCCAGCGCGACAGCAACGGCAACCCGACCGGGATGCTGATTGCCCGTCCGAACGCCATGATGCTCTACGCCACCCTGGCGAAAGGGCCGAAACTGCCGCTGGAGCAGCAGGTGAACTCCACCCGCCAGTTTATGCGCGAGCTGAATCGCCTCGGCCTGACCAGCGCCATTGACGCGGGCGGCGGTTTCCAGAACTACCCGGAAGATTACGAAGTCATCGCCGAGCTGCATGAGAAGAAGCAGATGACCATTCGTATCGCCTACAACCTCTTTACCCAGCGTCCCGGACATGAGCTGGAAGACTTCGAAAAATGGACCGACATGCTGACGCCGGGCCAGGGCAGCGACTATTTCCGTCATAACGGGGCGGGTGAAATGCTGGTCTTCTCTGCCGCCGACTTTGAAGATTTCCTCGAGCCGCGTCCGGATCTGGCGCCGGGCATGGAAGATGAGCTGGAGCGCGTGGTGCGCCATCTGGTGGAGCATCGCTGGCCGTTCCGCCTGCACGCCACTTACGATGAGTCCATCAGCCGTATGCTGGACGTGTTTGAGAAAGTGAACCGCGACATTCCGTTCAACGGCCTGCACTGGTTCTTTGACCACGCGGAAACCGTGACCCAGCGTAATATCGACCGTATTAAAGAACTGGGCGGCGGCATCGCCGTGCAGCACCGCATGGCGTTCCAGGGCGAATACTTTGCCGAGCGCTACGGCATCGAAGCCACCCGCCACACCCCGCCGGTCGCCCGTATGCTGGAAACCGGCGTGCCGGTCGGTCTGGGTACCGACGCCACCCGCGTTGCCAGCTATAACCCGTGGACCGCGCTCTACTGGCTGGTTTCCGGCCGTACCGTCGGCGGCATGCAGATGTATGACGTTAACGCCCGTCTCGATCGTGAAACGGCGCTGATGCTCTGGACGCAGGGCAGCGCCTGGTTCTCCAGCGAGCAGGGCAAAAAAGGCCAGATCAAAGTGGGGCAGCTGGCGGATATGGTGGTGCTGAGCAAAGACTATTTCGCCGTACCGGAAGAAGAGATCAAAGGCATTGAATCCGTGCTGACCATTGTTGATGGCAATATTGTCTATGCCGCCGGATCCTTCAGTGCAGAAGCGCCGCCGTCTATCCCGGTTCTGCCGGAATGGTCGCCGGTGGTGAACGTCCCTGGCCACTACCGCAGCGCGCCGCCGAACGCCCAAACCCGCGTCGGAATGCAGCAGATGCCGCACCAGTGCAGCGGGCCGTGCGGCGTACATAGTCACTCCCATGATATTGCGCGGGGTTCAAACGTACCGGTTGCCGAAAATAACGCCTTCTGGGGCGCGCTCGGTTGCAGCTGCTTTGCGTTCTGA
- a CDS encoding DoxX family protein codes for MKNSLNVNPPRIDMGLLFLRLAGSLLLLYVHGLPKIFHFSEELTRIEDPFGMGPYMSLIPAIIAEVICPLFIIAGVFTRLACLPIIGVLLVAMLVVHADWSIAEGQFGWLLLIIFGTLALTGPGRWRMASGGITEVSRGAG; via the coding sequence ATGAAAAATTCACTGAACGTTAATCCGCCCCGTATTGATATGGGGCTATTGTTCCTGCGTCTGGCGGGCAGCCTGCTACTGTTGTATGTCCATGGCTTACCGAAGATTTTTCACTTCAGCGAGGAGCTGACACGTATTGAAGATCCTTTCGGCATGGGGCCGTACATGAGCCTGATCCCGGCGATTATTGCCGAGGTGATCTGCCCGCTGTTTATCATTGCCGGTGTGTTTACCCGCCTCGCCTGCCTGCCGATTATTGGCGTGCTGCTGGTGGCGATGCTGGTGGTACATGCCGACTGGTCAATTGCCGAAGGGCAGTTCGGCTGGCTGCTGCTGATCATCTTCGGCACCCTGGCGCTGACCGGCCCTGGCCGCTGGCGCATGGCGTCAGGCGGCATTACGGAGGTGTCCCGTGGCGCAGGTTAA
- a CDS encoding hydrolase gives MNNSKLELLTPHNCQMIFIDHQPQMAFGVQSIDRQVLKNNTVALAKAAKVFNIPTIITTVETESFSGNTYPELLDVFPGQDILERTSMNSWDDQKVRDALAKNGKKKVVVAGLWTEVCNNSFSLCAILEGDYEIYMVSDASGGTSKEAHDMAMQRMIQVGVIPVTWQQVMLEWQRDWARKETYTPVMDIVREHSGAYGMGVDYAYTMVHKAPSRQESEHRTLAPVPAPVR, from the coding sequence ATGAACAACAGCAAACTTGAATTACTGACCCCGCATAACTGCCAGATGATCTTTATCGACCACCAGCCGCAGATGGCATTTGGTGTGCAGTCCATAGATCGTCAGGTACTGAAGAACAACACCGTGGCGCTGGCAAAAGCGGCGAAAGTGTTCAACATTCCCACCATCATCACCACTGTGGAAACAGAAAGCTTCTCCGGGAACACTTATCCGGAACTGCTGGATGTCTTCCCGGGTCAGGACATCCTTGAGCGTACTTCCATGAACTCCTGGGATGACCAGAAAGTGCGTGACGCGCTGGCGAAAAACGGCAAGAAAAAAGTGGTGGTAGCAGGTCTGTGGACCGAAGTGTGCAACAACAGCTTCTCTCTGTGCGCCATTCTGGAAGGCGATTACGAAATTTATATGGTATCGGATGCCTCTGGCGGTACCTCCAAAGAAGCCCACGACATGGCGATGCAGCGCATGATCCAGGTGGGCGTGATCCCGGTAACCTGGCAGCAAGTGATGCTGGAATGGCAGCGTGACTGGGCGCGTAAAGAGACTTACACCCCGGTGATGGATATTGTGCGTGAGCACTCCGGCGCTTACGGCATGGGCGTGGATTACGCCTACACCATGGTGCACAAAGCGCCGTCACGTCAGGAAAGCGAGCACCGCACCCTGGCGCCGGTACCGGCTCCGGTTCGCTAA
- a CDS encoding DUF1427 family protein, translating into MSPLLISLAAGLLIGLIYALLNVRSPAPPAVALVGLLGMILGGQLAAPFMHPEPVARTSDAKPAASSHSSSVTSSAKQAG; encoded by the coding sequence GTGAGTCCTTTACTAATTTCTCTGGCGGCGGGTCTGCTTATCGGGCTGATTTACGCGCTGCTGAACGTCCGATCCCCCGCGCCGCCCGCGGTGGCGCTGGTGGGCTTGCTGGGGATGATCCTCGGCGGTCAACTGGCCGCGCCCTTTATGCATCCTGAGCCTGTCGCCCGTACTTCCGATGCAAAACCTGCCGCTTCTTCCCACTCCTCCTCCGTAACGTCCAGCGCTAAACAGGCGGGTTAA
- the gorA gene encoding glutathione-disulfide reductase: MTKHYDYLAIGGGSGGIASINRAAMYGQKCALIEAKALGGTCVNVGCVPKKVMWHAAQIREAIELYGPDYGFDTTINHFDWNKLVASRTAYIDRIHNSYDNVLGKNHVDVIRGFARFVDAHTVEVNGETITADHILIATGGRPSHPDIPGAEYGIDSDGFFELPAMPQRVAVVGAGYIAVELAGVINGLGAQTHLFVRKHAPLRSFDPMLSETLVEAMAADGPTLHTHAVPKSVVKNADGSLLLTLEDGRSVTVDCLIWAIGRVPANDNFNLAVTGVKTDEKGYIVVDKFQNTSVPGIYAVGDNTGAVELTPVAVAAGRRLSERLFNNKPDEHLDYNNIPTVVFSHPPIGTVGLTEPQAREQYGDEAVKVYKSSFTAMYTAVTSHRQPCRMKLVCVGEDEKIVGIHGIGFGMDEILQGFAVALKMGATKKDFDNTVAIHPTAAEEFVTMR, from the coding sequence ATGACTAAGCATTATGATTATCTCGCCATTGGCGGCGGCAGCGGCGGCATCGCCTCGATCAACAGAGCGGCCATGTACGGCCAGAAATGTGCGCTGATTGAAGCCAAAGCGCTGGGCGGCACCTGCGTTAACGTCGGTTGCGTGCCGAAAAAAGTGATGTGGCATGCGGCGCAGATCCGCGAGGCAATCGAGCTTTATGGTCCGGACTATGGCTTTGATACCACCATCAATCACTTCGACTGGAATAAACTGGTCGCCAGCCGTACCGCTTATATCGATCGCATCCATAACTCCTATGACAACGTGTTGGGTAAAAATCACGTCGATGTGATCCGCGGCTTCGCGCGTTTTGTGGACGCCCACACCGTTGAGGTGAACGGCGAAACCATCACCGCTGACCATATTCTGATCGCCACCGGCGGGCGTCCGAGCCATCCGGATATTCCGGGTGCGGAATACGGTATCGACTCCGATGGTTTCTTCGAATTACCGGCCATGCCGCAGCGCGTGGCGGTGGTGGGCGCAGGGTACATCGCGGTTGAACTGGCTGGCGTCATCAACGGCCTTGGCGCGCAGACGCACCTGTTCGTGCGTAAACACGCGCCGCTGCGCAGTTTTGATCCCATGCTGAGCGAAACGCTGGTGGAAGCGATGGCGGCCGACGGCCCGACGCTTCACACCCACGCGGTGCCGAAGTCGGTGGTGAAAAATGCCGATGGCAGCCTGCTGCTGACGCTGGAAGATGGCCGCAGTGTAACCGTCGATTGCCTGATCTGGGCGATTGGCCGCGTACCGGCCAACGACAATTTCAACCTCGCGGTAACGGGCGTGAAAACCGACGAAAAAGGCTACATCGTCGTGGATAAGTTCCAGAATACCAGTGTGCCGGGGATTTATGCCGTGGGCGACAACACCGGTGCCGTTGAACTGACGCCGGTGGCGGTCGCGGCGGGTCGTCGCCTGTCCGAGCGCCTGTTTAACAACAAGCCGGATGAGCATCTGGATTACAACAATATCCCGACCGTGGTGTTCAGCCATCCGCCGATCGGCACCGTGGGCCTCACCGAACCGCAGGCGCGCGAGCAGTACGGCGACGAGGCGGTGAAAGTGTATAAATCGTCCTTTACGGCGATGTATACCGCGGTAACGTCCCACCGTCAGCCGTGCCGCATGAAGCTGGTGTGCGTGGGCGAAGACGAGAAAATCGTCGGCATTCACGGCATTGGCTTCGGCATGGACGAGATTTTACAGGGCTTCGCCGTGGCGCTGAAAATGGGCGCGACCAAGAAAGATTTCGACAATACCGTGGCGATCCACCCGACCGCCGCCGAAGAATTTGTCACCATGCGGTAA